One genomic segment of Sminthopsis crassicaudata isolate SCR6 chromosome 4, ASM4859323v1, whole genome shotgun sequence includes these proteins:
- the RWDD2A gene encoding RWD domain-containing protein 2A isoform X1 produces the protein MWPHPLAPKSEAGGGAGGRQLGRLRQRRRWWQREQRQRRRRQQQQRRRQQRQLDFQAFLKMSVVASVNECLELQLLELEMLFSMFPNKGEVCLEDANSVRRVRFYLKNPNGPLPPRIGFVVMVYTDFEGDVELQVAFPHNYPNAKLQLFGRSYSLDRQQQLQLNKDLTAYITTFDAGELCVCAAVQWIRDNSAPYFRKSKLFSEPVVKRKVVKTMFHRMWIYSHQICRPELRKRILDSAKRQSLTGFFMTGKPGIICVEGKKEQCEEFWHTIRYPNWRHISCKHAETVQVEGNGDELRIFKVFQELQFESLNGHGFRHDYHIDLGKFLEFLRKHQSEHIFQILFGIESKHSVH, from the exons ATGTGGCCACACCCCCTAGCCCCCAAGAGTGAAGCTGGGGGCGGAGCGGGTGGGCGACAGCTAGGGAGGCTGCGGCAGCGGAGGCGGTGGTGGCAGAGAGAGCAGCGGCAGCGGCGgaggcggcagcagcagcagaggcGGCGGCAGCAACG gcAATTGGATTTCCAGGCATTTTTGAAGATGTCGGTAGTGGCTTCAGTCAATGAATGTCTAGAGCTTCAGCTGCTAGAGCTGGAAATGTTGTTTTCAATGTTTCCGAACAAAGGAGAAGTCTGTCTGGAGGATGCTAATTCCGTAAGGCGAGTGAGGTTCTACTTGAAAAATCCGAATGGACCCTTGCCTCCCAGAATTGGGTTTGTAGTTATGGTCTATACAGACTTTGAG GGGGACGTGGAGTTGCAGGTCGCCTTTCCTCACAACTACCCCAACGCCAAGCTGCAGCTCTTTGGGCGCTCGTACTCCCTGGACCGGCAGCAGCAGCTGCAGCTCAATAAAGATCTCACCGCCTACATCACCACCTTTGACGCGGGAGAGCTGTGCGTGTGTGCCGCCGTCCAGTGGATAAGGGACAACAGCGCCCCCTATTTCCGGAAGAGCAAGCTCTTCTCCGAGCCTGTGGTGAAGCGCAAGGTGGTGAAGACCATGTTCCACCGCATGTGGATCTACAGCCACCAGATATGCCGGCCGGAACTGCGGAAGAGGATTCTGGACAGTGCAAAACGTCAAAGTCTCACTGGGTTTTTTATGACAGGGAAGCCAGGTATAATTTGTGTGGAGGGCAAAAAAGAGCAGTGTGAGGAGTTCTGGCACACTATCCGCTATCCCAACTGGAGGCACATTTCCTGCAAGCATGCGGAAACTGTGCAGGTGGAGGGGAACGGGGATGAGCTGCGGATCTTTAAGGTCTTTCAAGAATTGCAGTTTGAGAGCCTCAATGGTCATGGTTTCAGGCATGATTACCACATAGATCTGGGCAAGTTCTTGGAATTCCTCAGAAAGCATCAGAGTGAACATATTTTTCAGATTCTATTTGGCATTGAAAGCAAGCATTCCGTCCACTAG
- the RWDD2A gene encoding RWD domain-containing protein 2A isoform X2, which yields MSVVASVNECLELQLLELEMLFSMFPNKGEVCLEDANSVRRVRFYLKNPNGPLPPRIGFVVMVYTDFEGDVELQVAFPHNYPNAKLQLFGRSYSLDRQQQLQLNKDLTAYITTFDAGELCVCAAVQWIRDNSAPYFRKSKLFSEPVVKRKVVKTMFHRMWIYSHQICRPELRKRILDSAKRQSLTGFFMTGKPGIICVEGKKEQCEEFWHTIRYPNWRHISCKHAETVQVEGNGDELRIFKVFQELQFESLNGHGFRHDYHIDLGKFLEFLRKHQSEHIFQILFGIESKHSVH from the exons ATGTCGGTAGTGGCTTCAGTCAATGAATGTCTAGAGCTTCAGCTGCTAGAGCTGGAAATGTTGTTTTCAATGTTTCCGAACAAAGGAGAAGTCTGTCTGGAGGATGCTAATTCCGTAAGGCGAGTGAGGTTCTACTTGAAAAATCCGAATGGACCCTTGCCTCCCAGAATTGGGTTTGTAGTTATGGTCTATACAGACTTTGAG GGGGACGTGGAGTTGCAGGTCGCCTTTCCTCACAACTACCCCAACGCCAAGCTGCAGCTCTTTGGGCGCTCGTACTCCCTGGACCGGCAGCAGCAGCTGCAGCTCAATAAAGATCTCACCGCCTACATCACCACCTTTGACGCGGGAGAGCTGTGCGTGTGTGCCGCCGTCCAGTGGATAAGGGACAACAGCGCCCCCTATTTCCGGAAGAGCAAGCTCTTCTCCGAGCCTGTGGTGAAGCGCAAGGTGGTGAAGACCATGTTCCACCGCATGTGGATCTACAGCCACCAGATATGCCGGCCGGAACTGCGGAAGAGGATTCTGGACAGTGCAAAACGTCAAAGTCTCACTGGGTTTTTTATGACAGGGAAGCCAGGTATAATTTGTGTGGAGGGCAAAAAAGAGCAGTGTGAGGAGTTCTGGCACACTATCCGCTATCCCAACTGGAGGCACATTTCCTGCAAGCATGCGGAAACTGTGCAGGTGGAGGGGAACGGGGATGAGCTGCGGATCTTTAAGGTCTTTCAAGAATTGCAGTTTGAGAGCCTCAATGGTCATGGTTTCAGGCATGATTACCACATAGATCTGGGCAAGTTCTTGGAATTCCTCAGAAAGCATCAGAGTGAACATATTTTTCAGATTCTATTTGGCATTGAAAGCAAGCATTCCGTCCACTAG